The DNA segment AAAAGGAATGCTAAAGGAGCCCAAAACGAGCCATAAATAAAGGTTGTTCATGTACTACTTTTTTTTAAAAAAGCGCAAAGGAGGAAAAAGCATACCAAAACATTCTCCATCTTCTTTACCTAAATGTTTGTGGTGCATTTTATGTGCTCTACGTATTCCTTTTGCATACCAATTATTGGCATTTCGAAAAAGTTTGAACCGTTGGTGTATAAAAATATCGTGAACCATAAAATAGGCAACACCGTACGCAAAAATACCTAAACCAATGGGCAATCCAGCCCAAAAGCCATAATATTGCCAGGTTATAAAACAGCCTATACTTACAGCAGCGTAAAAGATAAAAAAGAAGTCGTTACGTTCCCACCAGCTGCTGTGATCTTTATGGTGATGATCTTTGTGCAGCTTCCATAAAAAGCCGTGCATAACATATTTATGGGTAAACCACGCCATAAACTC comes from the Marixanthomonas ophiurae genome and includes:
- a CDS encoding sterol desaturase family protein, yielding MMTFFWILIFLATFSFMEFMAWFTHKYVMHGFLWKLHKDHHHKDHSSWWERNDFFFIFYAAVSIGCFITWQYYGFWAGLPIGLGIFAYGVAYFMVHDIFIHQRFKLFRNANNWYAKGIRRAHKMHHKHLGKEDGECFGMLFPPLRFFKKK